The following proteins are co-located in the Vallicoccus soli genome:
- the ffh gene encoding signal recognition particle protein gives MFDTLHDRLAATFRDLRGKGRLSDADIDATAREIRVALLEADVALPVVKAFIAAVKERARGAEVSQALNPAQQVVKIVNDELVRILGGETRRLRFAKNPPTVVMLAGLQGAGKTTLAGKLALWLREQGHQPLLVAADLQRPNAVNQLQVVGERAGVSVYAPEPGNGVGDPVAVARGSLEHARAKQYDVVVVDTAGRLGIDADLMQQAADIRDAVQPDEVLFVLDAMIGQDAVVTAQAFLDGVGFDGVVLTKLDGDARGGAALSVAQLTGRSVMFASNGEKLQDFDVFHPERMASRILGMGDVLTLIEQAEKTFDAEQSAKMAGKLQSGEDFTLDDFLAQMQAVRKMGSFGKILGMLPGMGQFREQIDNLDERELDRVTAIIQSMTPAERAAPKILNGSRRARIARGSGTKVSDVNGLVDRFAEAQKMMRSLAGGGGMPGMPGMPGMPGMGGGGKKSRGRAMAAAPKQKGKGGRKGGARSGNPAKRALELQQAAERSAERRAGALEVPADLELPPELKGMLPPSQR, from the coding sequence GTGTTCGACACGCTGCACGACCGCCTCGCCGCGACCTTCCGCGACCTGCGCGGCAAGGGCCGGCTCTCCGACGCCGACATCGACGCGACCGCGCGCGAGATCCGCGTCGCGCTGCTCGAGGCCGACGTCGCGCTGCCGGTCGTCAAGGCGTTCATCGCCGCGGTCAAGGAGCGCGCCCGGGGCGCGGAGGTCTCGCAGGCCCTGAACCCGGCGCAGCAGGTCGTCAAGATCGTCAACGACGAGCTGGTGCGCATCCTCGGCGGCGAGACCCGCCGGCTGCGCTTCGCGAAGAACCCGCCGACCGTCGTCATGCTCGCCGGCCTGCAGGGCGCGGGCAAGACCACGCTCGCCGGCAAGCTCGCCCTCTGGCTGCGCGAGCAGGGCCACCAGCCGCTGCTCGTCGCCGCCGACCTGCAGCGCCCCAACGCCGTCAACCAGCTGCAGGTGGTGGGGGAGCGGGCCGGGGTCTCCGTGTACGCCCCCGAGCCCGGCAACGGCGTCGGCGACCCGGTCGCCGTCGCGCGCGGCTCGCTCGAGCACGCGCGGGCCAAGCAGTACGACGTCGTCGTCGTCGACACCGCCGGGCGCCTCGGCATCGACGCCGACCTCATGCAGCAGGCCGCGGACATCCGCGACGCCGTGCAGCCCGACGAGGTCCTCTTCGTCCTCGACGCCATGATCGGCCAGGACGCCGTCGTCACGGCCCAGGCGTTCCTGGACGGCGTCGGCTTCGACGGCGTGGTGCTGACCAAGCTCGACGGCGACGCGCGCGGCGGTGCGGCGCTGTCGGTCGCCCAGCTCACCGGCCGCTCGGTGATGTTCGCGTCCAACGGCGAGAAGCTGCAGGACTTCGACGTCTTCCACCCCGAGCGCATGGCCTCGCGCATCCTCGGCATGGGCGACGTGCTCACGCTCATCGAGCAGGCCGAGAAGACCTTCGACGCCGAGCAGTCGGCGAAGATGGCCGGCAAGCTCCAGAGCGGCGAGGACTTCACCCTCGACGACTTCCTCGCCCAGATGCAGGCCGTGCGCAAGATGGGCAGCTTCGGCAAGATCCTCGGGATGCTGCCCGGGATGGGGCAGTTCCGCGAGCAGATCGACAACCTCGACGAGCGCGAGCTCGACCGGGTCACGGCGATCATCCAGTCCATGACGCCGGCCGAGCGCGCCGCGCCGAAGATCCTCAACGGCTCGCGGCGCGCGCGCATCGCCCGCGGGTCCGGCACCAAGGTCTCGGACGTCAACGGCCTGGTCGACCGCTTCGCCGAGGCGCAGAAGATGATGCGCAGCCTCGCGGGCGGCGGCGGGATGCCGGGCATGCCGGGGATGCCCGGGATGCCGGGCATGGGCGGCGGCGGCAAGAAGTCCCGCGGCCGCGCCATGGCCGCGGCGCCGAAGCAGAAGGGCAAGGGCGGGCGCAAGGGCGGGGCGCGCTCGGGCAACCCCGCCAAGCGGGCCCTCGAGCTCCAGCAGGCCGCCGAGCGCTCGGCCGAGCGCCGCGCCGGCGCCCTGGAGGTGCCGGCCGACCTCGAGCTGCCGCCGGAGCTCAAGGGGATGCTGCCGCCGTCGCAGCGCTGA
- a CDS encoding P-II family nitrogen regulator gives MKLVTAVIKPFKLDDVKTALESFGVNGLTVTEASGYGRQKGHTEVYRGAEYTVDLVPKVRIEVLVDDADAQDVIDVVVKSAQTGRIGDGKVWSVPVETAVRVRTGERGPEAL, from the coding sequence ATGAAGCTCGTGACCGCGGTCATCAAGCCGTTCAAGCTCGACGACGTCAAGACCGCCCTGGAGTCCTTCGGGGTCAACGGCCTCACCGTGACCGAGGCCAGCGGCTACGGCCGGCAGAAGGGCCACACCGAGGTCTACCGCGGCGCCGAGTACACCGTGGACCTCGTCCCCAAGGTCCGCATCGAGGTGCTCGTCGACGACGCCGACGCGCAGGACGTCATCGACGTCGTCGTCAAGAGCGCGCAGACCGGGCGCATCGGCGACGGCAAGGTCTGGTCGGTCCCCGTGGAGACGGCCGTGCGGGTGCGCACGGGCGAGCGGGGGCCCGAGGCGCTGTGA
- the rpsP gene encoding 30S ribosomal protein S16, translating to MAVKIKLMRLGKIRAPHYRIVVADARTKRDGRAIETIGKYHPTEEPSLIEVDSERAQYWLGVGAQPTEPVQAILKVTGDWQRFKGEPGAEGTLRTAAPRADKRAAFEAAAKSSEAQGDGGATTPRGGRKGDETAPDSAVSPAEAAAAADAPATEG from the coding sequence GTGGCAGTCAAGATCAAGCTGATGCGCCTGGGCAAGATCCGGGCCCCGCACTACCGCATCGTCGTCGCCGACGCGCGCACCAAGCGCGACGGCCGGGCGATCGAGACGATCGGCAAGTACCACCCGACGGAGGAGCCCTCGCTCATCGAGGTCGACTCCGAGCGGGCGCAGTACTGGCTCGGCGTGGGGGCCCAGCCCACGGAGCCGGTCCAGGCGATCCTCAAGGTCACCGGCGACTGGCAGCGCTTCAAGGGCGAGCCGGGCGCGGAGGGCACCCTGCGCACGGCGGCCCCGCGGGCCGACAAGCGCGCGGCCTTCGAGGCGGCGGCGAAGTCCTCCGAGGCGCAGGGCGACGGCGGCGCGACCACCCCCCGGGGCGGGCGCAAGGGCGACGAGACCGCCCCCGACTCGGCCGTGTCCCCCGCCGAGGCGGCCGCGGCCGCCGACGCCCCGGCCACCGAGGGCTGA
- a CDS encoding [protein-PII] uridylyltransferase has protein sequence MSGLVAELGASYGAQRARLLARPGPSGPGRRRALADLTDSWLRGVAGAAPGWDDEGLALVAVGGYGRRQLSPGSDVDLLLLHDGREGVSAVADAVWYPVWDAGVRLDHAVRRPAEARAVATEDLPALLGLLDARCVAGDDGLVQALRAQVLADWRAAARRRLPALREGCRERGERAGDVAFALEPDLKEGAGGLRDVHCLRAVAASWVADRPHGDVDGALEQLLDVRDALHLTTGRALDRLLLQEQDAVASRLGLADADSVLRVVASAARTVDYAADVTWRRVERVLAPPRRGLRLRRPPRLVPLGGGLFEHEGEVVLGDGARPDDPVLPLRAAAAAAQRGLPLSPGAVARLAAAPPLPDPWPDEARDLLVALLGAGPGTRAVWEALDQEGVVTALLPEWAPVRSRPQRTAVHRWTVDRHLVETAVEAAARARRTDRPDLLLVAALLHDLGKGRRRGDHSREGAKIVRPLARRMGFAPVDVDVLCDLVLHHLLLVDTATRRDLDDPATAAAVAQAVGSAQVLELLHALTESDAVATGTGVWTDWRAGLVADLVRRAGAALRGEQPGPGAPREAELAEQADLVARVAEDGAPLLTVRARGRHHAVTVVAPDQRGLIAAAAGVLALHRLSVRSADMRTRPAPSGEGADVAVDTWLVVPEYDDEPVADRLREDLVRALEGRLDVNGLLDRREAARGPVRVPVQPARVEVVPGASGSATVLEVRAHDRPALLHRLGRALSLSGLDVRAARVATMGAEVVDVFYVVDGEGRPLTDDRARETARILRDVAG, from the coding sequence GTGAGCGGTCTGGTCGCCGAGCTCGGGGCCTCGTACGGGGCCCAGCGCGCCCGCCTGCTGGCCCGGCCCGGTCCCTCCGGGCCGGGCCGCCGGCGCGCCCTGGCCGACCTCACCGACTCCTGGCTGCGCGGGGTCGCCGGCGCCGCCCCGGGCTGGGACGACGAGGGCCTGGCCCTCGTCGCGGTCGGCGGGTACGGCCGCCGCCAGCTCTCGCCGGGCAGCGACGTCGACCTGCTCCTGCTGCACGACGGGCGCGAGGGCGTCTCCGCGGTGGCCGACGCGGTCTGGTACCCGGTGTGGGACGCGGGGGTGCGCCTCGACCACGCGGTGCGCCGTCCGGCCGAGGCGCGCGCCGTGGCGACCGAGGACCTCCCCGCGCTGCTGGGCTTGCTCGACGCGCGCTGCGTGGCCGGCGACGACGGGCTCGTGCAGGCCCTGCGCGCCCAGGTGCTGGCGGACTGGCGCGCGGCGGCCCGGCGCCGGCTGCCGGCGCTGCGCGAGGGGTGCCGCGAGCGCGGCGAGCGCGCGGGCGACGTGGCGTTCGCGCTCGAGCCCGACCTCAAGGAGGGCGCCGGCGGCCTGCGCGACGTGCACTGCCTGCGCGCCGTCGCGGCCTCGTGGGTCGCCGACCGGCCGCACGGCGACGTCGACGGGGCGCTGGAGCAGCTGCTCGACGTGCGCGACGCGCTGCACCTGACGACCGGGAGGGCGCTGGACCGGCTGCTCCTGCAGGAGCAGGACGCGGTCGCCTCGCGGCTCGGCCTGGCCGACGCGGACTCGGTGCTGCGGGTCGTGGCGAGCGCCGCGCGCACCGTGGACTACGCCGCCGACGTCACCTGGCGGCGGGTGGAGCGCGTGCTGGCCCCGCCGCGGCGGGGGCTGCGCCTGCGCCGCCCGCCGCGCCTCGTCCCGCTCGGGGGCGGGCTGTTCGAGCACGAGGGCGAGGTCGTCCTCGGCGACGGCGCCCGCCCCGACGACCCCGTCCTGCCGCTGCGGGCCGCCGCCGCCGCCGCCCAGCGCGGGCTGCCGCTCTCGCCCGGGGCCGTGGCGCGCCTGGCCGCCGCCCCACCGCTGCCCGACCCCTGGCCGGACGAGGCGCGCGACCTGCTCGTGGCGCTGCTCGGGGCCGGTCCCGGCACCCGCGCGGTGTGGGAGGCGCTCGACCAGGAGGGCGTCGTCACCGCGCTGCTGCCCGAGTGGGCGCCGGTGCGCAGCCGGCCCCAGCGCACGGCCGTGCACCGCTGGACCGTGGACCGCCACCTCGTGGAGACGGCCGTCGAGGCGGCCGCCCGCGCGCGGCGCACCGACCGGCCGGACCTGCTGCTCGTCGCGGCCCTGCTGCACGACCTCGGCAAGGGGCGCCGGCGCGGCGACCACTCCCGCGAGGGGGCCAAGATCGTGCGCCCGCTGGCGCGCCGGATGGGCTTCGCGCCCGTCGACGTCGACGTGCTGTGCGACCTCGTGCTGCACCACCTGCTGCTCGTCGACACCGCCACGCGGCGCGACCTCGACGACCCCGCCACCGCGGCGGCGGTCGCGCAGGCGGTCGGCAGCGCGCAGGTGCTCGAGCTGCTGCACGCGCTCACCGAGTCCGACGCGGTCGCGACGGGCACCGGCGTGTGGACCGACTGGCGCGCCGGCCTCGTCGCGGACCTCGTGCGCCGCGCCGGCGCGGCGCTGCGGGGGGAGCAGCCCGGCCCGGGCGCGCCCCGCGAGGCCGAGCTGGCCGAGCAGGCCGACCTCGTCGCGCGGGTCGCCGAGGACGGGGCGCCGCTGCTGACCGTACGGGCCCGCGGGCGCCACCACGCGGTCACCGTCGTCGCCCCCGACCAGCGCGGGCTCATCGCCGCCGCGGCCGGCGTGCTCGCCCTGCACCGGCTGTCGGTGCGCTCGGCGGACATGCGCACGCGCCCGGCGCCCTCCGGGGAGGGCGCCGACGTCGCGGTCGACACCTGGCTCGTCGTCCCCGAGTACGACGACGAGCCCGTCGCCGACCGGCTGCGCGAGGACCTCGTACGGGCCCTCGAGGGCCGCCTCGACGTCAACGGCCTGCTCGACCGCCGCGAGGCCGCGCGGGGGCCGGTCCGCGTGCCGGTGCAGCCGGCCCGGGTCGAGGTGGTGCCGGGGGCCTCGGGCAGCGCGACCGTCCTGGAGGTGCGCGCGCACGACCGCCCGGCGCTGCTGCACCGCCTCGGCCGGGCGCTGTCGCTGTCCGGGCTCGACGTGCGCGCGGCGCGGGTGGCGACGATGGGCGCCGAGGTGGTCGACGTGTTCTACGTCGTCGACGGCGAGGGCCGGCCCCTCACCGACGACCGCGCCCGCGAGACCGCGCGCATCCTGCGCGACGTCGCGGGCTGA
- a CDS encoding RNA-binding protein gives MLDEALEHLVKGIVEHPDEVQVRDRALRRGRVLEVRVHPDDLGKVIGRGGRTAKALRTVLGALGGGRSVRVDFLDVDEVR, from the coding sequence GTGCTCGACGAGGCCCTCGAGCACCTGGTCAAGGGCATCGTGGAGCACCCCGACGAGGTGCAGGTGCGCGACCGCGCCCTGCGCCGGGGCCGGGTGCTCGAGGTCCGGGTGCACCCCGACGACCTCGGCAAGGTGATCGGGCGCGGCGGGCGCACCGCCAAGGCGCTGCGCACCGTGCTCGGGGCCCTCGGCGGCGGGCGCTCGGTCCGCGTCGACTTCCTCGACGTCGACGAGGTCCGCTGA
- a CDS encoding NUDIX domain-containing protein, with translation MHVHDPLDPALGRWWELPGGGVEPGETDEAACAREVREETGYAVDPADVGPALWRRRATFRWLGVRRWQVETVHVVRLAPGAVPAATAPTDEETGAFLGLRWWSPADLGALAASGERLYPGRLDELAPRLLRGEVLPDGFERWS, from the coding sequence CTGCACGTCCACGACCCGCTCGACCCGGCGCTCGGGCGGTGGTGGGAGCTGCCCGGCGGCGGGGTGGAGCCGGGCGAGACCGACGAGGCGGCGTGCGCGCGCGAGGTGCGCGAGGAGACCGGCTACGCCGTGGACCCGGCCGACGTCGGCCCGGCCCTGTGGCGGCGCCGAGCGACCTTCCGCTGGCTGGGGGTGCGGCGCTGGCAGGTCGAGACGGTGCACGTGGTGCGCCTCGCGCCGGGCGCCGTGCCGGCCGCGACGGCGCCGACCGACGAGGAGACCGGCGCCTTCCTCGGCCTGCGCTGGTGGTCGCCGGCGGACCTGGGTGCCCTCGCGGCCTCCGGCGAGCGGCTCTACCCCGGCCGCCTGGACGAGCTCGCGCCGCGGCTGCTGCGCGGCGAGGTCCTGCCCGACGGCTTCGAGCGGTGGAGCTAG
- the lepB gene encoding signal peptidase I, with protein sequence MGDWRRRHRDGTAPDEPPREGQDSGPAGPGDARDEGAGEPAGAPRRPARRGSFLRELPVILVAALVLSLLIKSFLVQAFYIPSGSMEETLAVGDRVFVNKLATRFGEVERGDIVVFRDPADWLPDVQEPEGAGRLGDALRDGLEFVGLAPSASGDDLIKRVIGVGGDTVACCDAEGRVTVNGVPLDEEGYLFPGNEPSASPFEVEVPEGYLWVMGDHREESLDSRAHTGEPGGGFLPEDDVVGRAFVVVWPFDRFKGLTRPDTFDQAGLSGD encoded by the coding sequence ATGGGCGACTGGCGGCGCAGGCACCGCGACGGGACCGCCCCCGACGAGCCGCCGCGCGAGGGCCAGGACAGCGGGCCCGCCGGCCCCGGCGACGCGCGCGACGAGGGCGCGGGCGAGCCCGCCGGTGCCCCCCGGCGCCCCGCGCGGCGCGGCTCCTTCCTGCGCGAGCTGCCCGTCATCCTCGTCGCGGCGCTGGTGCTGAGCCTGCTCATCAAGAGCTTCCTCGTGCAGGCGTTCTACATCCCCTCCGGCTCGATGGAGGAGACCCTCGCCGTCGGCGACCGGGTGTTCGTCAACAAGCTGGCGACCCGCTTCGGCGAGGTCGAGCGGGGCGACATCGTCGTGTTCCGCGACCCAGCCGACTGGCTGCCCGACGTGCAGGAGCCCGAGGGCGCCGGCCGGCTCGGGGACGCCCTGCGCGACGGCCTGGAGTTCGTCGGCCTCGCCCCGTCCGCCAGCGGCGACGACCTCATCAAGCGCGTCATCGGCGTGGGCGGCGACACCGTGGCGTGCTGCGACGCCGAGGGCCGGGTCACGGTCAACGGCGTGCCGCTCGACGAGGAGGGGTACCTCTTCCCGGGCAACGAGCCCAGCGCGTCGCCCTTCGAGGTCGAGGTCCCCGAGGGCTACCTCTGGGTCATGGGCGACCACCGGGAGGAGAGCCTCGACAGCCGCGCCCACACCGGCGAGCCCGGCGGCGGGTTCCTGCCCGAGGACGACGTGGTCGGGCGCGCCTTCGTCGTCGTGTGGCCCTTCGACCGTTTCAAGGGCCTGACGCGCCCGGACACGTTCGACCAGGCCGGCCTGTCCGGGGACTGA
- the trmD gene encoding tRNA (guanosine(37)-N1)-methyltransferase TrmD produces the protein MRVDVVTIFPDYLAPLGLSLIGRAREAGLLDLRVHDLRDWTHDRHRTVDDTPYGGGAGMVMRPEPWGEALDALTPAPGGGAGPRLVVPTPAGRRFDQAMAHELAAEPWLLFACGRYEGIDARVVEEAAGSGRVSRVDEVSLGDYVLNGGEVAVLAVVEAVARLLPGVVGNAESLVEESHAASRHGLLEHPVYTKPAAWRGREVPPVLLSGDHGAVARWRRDEALRRTAARRPDLVARLDPAALDRRDLAVLADAGWAPGADGRFGRTSPAVAD, from the coding sequence GTGCGCGTCGACGTCGTGACGATCTTCCCGGACTACCTCGCGCCGCTCGGGCTCTCGCTCATCGGCCGTGCGCGCGAGGCCGGCCTGCTCGACCTGCGCGTGCACGACCTGCGCGACTGGACGCACGACCGCCACCGCACCGTCGACGACACCCCGTACGGCGGGGGCGCCGGCATGGTCATGCGCCCGGAGCCCTGGGGGGAGGCGCTCGACGCGCTCACCCCGGCGCCTGGCGGGGGCGCGGGCCCGCGGCTCGTCGTGCCCACCCCCGCGGGGCGCCGGTTCGACCAGGCGATGGCCCACGAGCTCGCCGCGGAGCCCTGGCTGCTCTTCGCCTGCGGGCGGTACGAGGGCATCGACGCCCGCGTCGTGGAGGAGGCGGCTGGCTCGGGGCGGGTGTCCCGCGTCGACGAGGTCTCGCTCGGCGACTACGTGCTCAACGGCGGCGAGGTCGCCGTGCTCGCGGTCGTCGAGGCGGTCGCCCGGCTGCTGCCCGGCGTCGTCGGCAACGCGGAGAGCCTCGTCGAGGAGAGCCACGCCGCCTCGCGCCACGGCCTGCTCGAGCACCCCGTCTACACCAAGCCGGCCGCCTGGCGCGGGCGCGAGGTCCCGCCGGTGCTCCTCTCGGGCGACCACGGCGCCGTCGCGCGCTGGCGCCGCGACGAGGCGCTGCGCCGCACGGCCGCGCGCCGCCCCGACCTCGTCGCGCGCCTGGACCCGGCGGCCCTCGACCGGCGCGACCTCGCGGTGCTCGCGGACGCGGGCTGGGCCCCCGGCGCCGACGGGCGATTCGGCCGCACGTCCCCCGCTGTGGCAGACTGA
- a CDS encoding ammonium transporter codes for MPEAFSAGDTAWLLTSAALVLLMTPGLALFYGGMVRAKSVLNMMMMSFGAMAVVTVLWVLFGYSMAFGDDVGAGLLGDPTQFLGLDGLMSADSLVFGIPSLVFVGFQGCFAVLTVALISGAIADRAKFSAWMVFVAVWSVVVYFPVAHWVFAFDGATAGEDSLGGWIANDLLALDFAGGTAVHINAGAAGLACALVLGKRIGFGKEPLRPHNLTLVMLGAGLLWFGWFGFNAGSAVAANDFTALAWINTFVAPGAAVLGWLLVERLRDGHATSLGAASGVVAGLVGITPAAASVTPVGAIVLGAVVGAVCALAVGLKYRFGYDDSLDVVGVHLVGGLVGTLLIGLLASDSTPAGVAGLLYGGGVDQLWRQAVGAFAVLAFSFVLSWVIAKAVDVAMGFRITEEDEVTGVDVTTHAESAYELGTGPTGSGFHPTRSTTPTSEIPGQKVDA; via the coding sequence ATGCCCGAAGCCTTCAGCGCCGGCGACACCGCCTGGCTGCTCACGAGCGCAGCGCTCGTGCTGCTCATGACCCCCGGCCTCGCCCTGTTCTACGGCGGCATGGTCCGCGCCAAGAGCGTGCTCAACATGATGATGATGAGCTTCGGCGCGATGGCCGTCGTCACCGTCCTGTGGGTGCTCTTCGGCTACTCCATGGCCTTCGGCGACGACGTGGGCGCCGGCCTGCTCGGCGACCCCACGCAGTTCCTCGGCCTCGACGGCCTGATGAGCGCCGACTCGCTGGTGTTCGGCATCCCGAGCCTGGTCTTCGTCGGCTTCCAGGGCTGCTTCGCCGTCCTCACCGTCGCGCTCATCAGCGGCGCCATCGCGGACCGCGCGAAGTTCAGCGCCTGGATGGTCTTCGTGGCCGTCTGGTCCGTCGTCGTCTACTTCCCGGTGGCGCACTGGGTCTTCGCCTTCGACGGCGCCACCGCGGGCGAGGACAGCCTCGGCGGCTGGATCGCCAACGACCTGCTGGCCCTGGACTTCGCCGGCGGCACGGCGGTCCACATCAACGCCGGTGCCGCGGGCCTGGCGTGCGCGCTCGTGCTCGGCAAGCGCATCGGCTTCGGCAAGGAGCCGCTGCGCCCGCACAACCTCACGCTCGTCATGCTCGGCGCGGGCCTGCTGTGGTTCGGCTGGTTCGGCTTCAACGCCGGCTCCGCCGTCGCGGCCAACGACTTCACCGCGCTGGCCTGGATCAACACCTTCGTCGCCCCCGGCGCGGCCGTCCTCGGCTGGCTGCTCGTCGAGCGCCTGCGCGACGGGCACGCCACCTCGCTCGGCGCGGCCAGCGGCGTCGTCGCGGGCCTGGTCGGCATCACGCCCGCCGCCGCCTCGGTCACGCCCGTCGGCGCGATCGTCCTCGGCGCGGTCGTCGGCGCGGTGTGCGCCCTCGCGGTGGGGCTGAAGTACCGCTTCGGCTACGACGACTCGCTCGACGTCGTCGGCGTGCACCTCGTCGGCGGCCTCGTCGGCACCCTGCTCATCGGCCTGCTGGCCTCGGACAGCACCCCGGCCGGCGTGGCCGGCCTGCTGTACGGCGGCGGGGTCGACCAGCTCTGGCGCCAGGCCGTCGGCGCGTTCGCGGTCCTCGCCTTCTCCTTCGTGCTCTCCTGGGTCATCGCCAAGGCCGTCGACGTGGCGATGGGCTTCCGGATCACCGAGGAGGACGAGGTGACCGGCGTCGACGTCACGACGCACGCCGAGTCCGCGTACGAGCTCGGCACCGGCCCCACCGGCTCGGGCTTCCACCCGACCCGCAGCACCACCCCCACCAGCGAGATCCCCGGGCAGAAGGTGGACGCATGA
- the rimM gene encoding ribosome maturation factor RimM (Essential for efficient processing of 16S rRNA), protein MQLVVGRVGRAHGIRGDVAVEVRTDDPERRLGPGAVLATDPPERGPLVVATGRVHSGRLLLRFEGVHDRTGAEALRGTLLVADVDPEERPEDPEDFYDHQLEDLEVVLADGTVLGRVEEMLHPPGQDLVLVRRPDGAELLVPFVAAIVPEVDLEAGRMVLDPPPGLLGDAPDEGA, encoded by the coding sequence GTGCAGCTCGTCGTCGGCCGCGTCGGGCGCGCGCACGGCATCCGCGGCGACGTGGCGGTCGAGGTGCGCACCGACGACCCCGAGCGCCGGCTCGGCCCCGGGGCCGTGCTCGCCACCGACCCGCCCGAGCGGGGCCCCCTCGTGGTGGCCACCGGTCGGGTGCACTCGGGGCGGCTGCTCCTGCGCTTCGAGGGCGTGCACGACCGGACCGGCGCCGAGGCGCTGCGCGGCACCCTCCTCGTCGCCGACGTGGACCCCGAGGAGCGGCCCGAGGACCCCGAGGACTTCTACGACCACCAGCTCGAGGACCTCGAGGTCGTCCTCGCCGACGGCACGGTGCTCGGGCGGGTCGAGGAGATGCTGCACCCGCCCGGGCAGGACCTCGTGCTCGTGCGGCGCCCGGACGGCGCCGAGCTGCTCGTCCCGTTCGTCGCCGCGATCGTGCCGGAGGTCGACCTCGAGGCCGGGCGGATGGTCCTCGACCCGCCGCCGGGCCTGCTCGGCGACGCCCCGGACGAGGGGGCCTGA
- the ftsY gene encoding signal recognition particle-docking protein FtsY, which yields MDLVDYLILGITVLVVAVGTTVGLLTGARRRRRELPPPPATRPRPGTDYAPGVGDDAEVPRDTPLRTVDTVELPDDVVLEEPAPALERPEPVQGRLVRLRARLARSQTSLGRGLLALLSRDHLDEDAWEEVEDVLLSADVGVRPTQELVERLRTRVQVLGTRSPQEVRDLLREELVALVGPDLDRSLRTARHDGRPAVVLVVGVNGTGKTTTVGKLARVLVAEDKDVLLGAADTFRAAAADQLQTWGERVGVPTVRGPEGGDPASVAFEAVKAGIEAEADVVLVDTAGRLQNKAGLMDELGKVKRVVEKHGPVDEVLLVLDATTGQNGLVQARVFAEVVEVTGIVLTKLDGTAKGGIVVAVQRELGVPVKLVGLGEGADDLAPFEPGAFVDALLAD from the coding sequence GTGGACCTCGTCGACTACCTGATCCTGGGCATCACCGTCCTCGTCGTCGCCGTCGGCACGACGGTGGGGCTGCTCACCGGCGCCCGCCGGCGCCGCCGCGAGCTGCCGCCCCCGCCCGCGACCCGCCCGCGGCCCGGCACCGACTACGCGCCCGGCGTCGGCGACGACGCCGAGGTGCCGCGCGACACGCCGCTGCGCACCGTCGACACGGTCGAGCTGCCCGACGACGTCGTGCTCGAGGAGCCGGCGCCGGCGCTGGAGCGCCCCGAGCCCGTGCAGGGCCGTCTCGTGCGCCTGCGCGCCCGGCTGGCGCGCTCGCAGACCTCGCTGGGGAGGGGCCTGCTCGCGCTGCTCTCGCGCGACCACCTCGACGAGGACGCCTGGGAGGAGGTCGAGGACGTCCTGCTCTCCGCCGACGTCGGCGTGCGCCCCACCCAGGAGCTCGTCGAGCGCCTGCGCACCCGCGTGCAGGTGCTCGGCACCCGCAGCCCGCAGGAGGTGCGCGACCTGCTGCGCGAGGAGCTCGTCGCGCTCGTCGGGCCTGACCTGGACCGCTCGCTGCGCACGGCGCGCCACGACGGGCGCCCGGCCGTCGTCCTCGTCGTCGGCGTCAACGGCACCGGCAAGACGACCACGGTGGGCAAGCTCGCCCGCGTGCTCGTCGCGGAGGACAAGGACGTGCTGCTGGGCGCCGCCGACACCTTCCGCGCCGCGGCCGCGGACCAGCTGCAGACCTGGGGCGAGCGGGTCGGCGTGCCGACGGTGCGCGGCCCGGAGGGCGGCGACCCCGCCAGCGTCGCCTTCGAGGCGGTCAAGGCCGGCATCGAGGCCGAGGCCGACGTGGTCCTCGTCGACACCGCGGGGCGCCTGCAGAACAAGGCCGGCCTCATGGACGAGCTCGGCAAGGTCAAGCGGGTCGTGGAGAAGCACGGCCCGGTCGACGAGGTGCTCCTCGTCCTCGACGCGACGACGGGCCAGAACGGCCTCGTCCAGGCCCGGGTGTTCGCCGAGGTCGTCGAGGTGACCGGCATCGTCCTCACCAAGCTCGACGGCACCGCGAAGGGCGGCATCGTCGTCGCCGTGCAGCGCGAGCTGGGGGTGCCCGTGAAGCTCGTCGGGCTCGGCGAGGGCGCGGACGACCTCGCCCCCTTCGAGCCGGGCGCGTTCGTCGACGCGCTGCTCGCCGACTGA
- the rplS gene encoding 50S ribosomal protein L19: protein MNTLDALDAGSLRSDVPSFRPGDTLKVHVRVVEGSRSRIQVFQGVVIRRQGDGVRETFTVRKVSFGVGVERTFPVHTPIVDKIEVVTRGDVRRAKLYYLRDLRGKAAKIKEKREPAGR from the coding sequence ATGAACACCCTCGACGCGCTCGACGCCGGCAGCCTGCGCTCCGACGTCCCGAGCTTCCGCCCCGGCGACACCCTGAAGGTCCACGTGCGCGTGGTCGAGGGCTCGCGCTCGCGCATCCAGGTCTTCCAGGGCGTGGTCATCCGCCGCCAGGGCGACGGCGTGCGCGAGACCTTCACGGTCCGCAAGGTCAGCTTCGGCGTCGGCGTCGAGCGCACCTTCCCGGTGCACACCCCGATCGTGGACAAGATCGAGGTCGTGACCCGCGGCGACGTGCGCCGCGCGAAGCTCTACTACCTGCGCGACCTGCGCGGCAAGGCCGCCAAGATCAAGGAGAAGCGGGAGCCCGCGGGCCGCTGA